The Clupea harengus chromosome 26, Ch_v2.0.2, whole genome shotgun sequence region GTCCTAGTCTCCTGGTCAACATTTTCCTCTGGTCTGGAGGCTTGTGGTTGCTCCTCATCTTAaatataatgtaattataatacatttccttagtaggcttaaaatatgagcCTGTTCCACATTAATGaattagcctacacattgtcatctttatcacaatgcaatgtctgtctcacctgctggtttgcttctttgtaaccaactctgcaaagatgtgctcccctttgctgcttctctctcctgAATCCTTCTCTTTTCCGTAGGCATTCTAGCTTCTACCGCACTCTACACTTAACAACACCCAAAACAGTTTAGGCATTTAACCAATTTGAATGAAATAAGTCATGTGATGCATTACTTCCATCATTTATTCTTCTTGTTAAAACGAAATGTTAGAAACTAaccatcagcagacatgtagCTTAGTTTTCCTACCCAAAAATGGGCATGTGATAACGGGCTGGTTGTCTGGCAGGCAAGCTAGCTGCCTGATTCTCAAGGATAAAACGTGGCAAACTGAGCCTGGATTTATGAAtattttaattcatttcatataacttgatgatgatgattgttcgTTTGTTATTCATTTCTACAACTTAAAGCTCACCGCACCGATTAAGTCACACAAGACAACCGTGACCGTCTCTGGAGGCAAAAAGGCAGGCTCTCAGGTGCCAGACGCTTGCAGAGTAGTGGGCTTTCCTAAACCAGCtactttaccccccccccccccctcccctactcAGCCTTCTAAAGCTGGCTTCTCCAGACGGGTTTTTTTCGTTTAAAACTTTAATATCTATGGTTCTGGACattgcataaaaaaaacattcatggcttaaattaaaaGACCCTGGGGCcaacaagttttttttattttgtcattaaAAAAGCAGAGTTTTTTTGtagtttcagtgtagaactgggtttGAATGGCCCAGCacactaacatttacatttacagattCAATTACTTATCAACAATGTGTTATTGGACAGTTACAATTACACATCtgacgtggtgtgtgtgtaaaaaaaaaaaatgtaggcaGATTTGTACAAGTGTGATTAGGGAGCCTGTCCTGAAGTGTGTTCCACTGGCCTCAGTCTTTTGGAGAATCAAATCAGTCAGGCTTTGGCCCCATGCCACAGTGAGTAGCACACCCGCCCCCGAATGATGCACAGAGGCACATCACAGGCCTCGCACTTCCAGATCGCACGCCGATTGCAGAGCACACATCTCCTGCTCGCCTGGGATTCACAGATGAGTAGTGGGAGACATTGGAGAGGCTCATTGTAGTGGCTCTCTGGCTGTGGGGGCAGAGAAGCAGTGGCTCCCCCAGCATCTTCCTCAGAGGAGGAGTACGCCTGCTCCTCTCCATCATCTTCCTCAGAGGAGTTGTACGCCTGCTCCTCTCCATCATCTTCCTCAGAGGAGGAGTTGTATGCCTGCTCCTTCCCAACTTCAGCCAGCTGCTCGCACAGCGCCATCCTGAAGCTCTCCATGTTGAGGGGCGTCTCCTTCTTCGCCTCTGCCATGTCCTTGGCGAGAACGAAGCTGTTCACCACCACGATGTCCACAAAGTGCAGAAACAGCCTCGTGTACCACTGGTTTGTCCTGGGGCCCTCGGAGAAGTACTTGGCGAGGGCGTCGGAGACGTCCACCCAGGCCCCCATGCACTCGTCGTACTCCTTGACCGGGTCAGGCAGAGGAAACACCCTCTTGGTCCACGTCTTTCCGTCGCGGACACGGCGCTCCATAGACTCCCCGCCGTAGGCTTTGTGGATGGTGGAGCACATGGTGACGTCACGTATGTCCATCCACTTCACGTAAAGCAGGGGGCCGTCGCGGACCCAGCGCATGTCCCCTCGAGCAGCTGCCTCGCTCAAATCATTCTCCGCTATGCGTGGAAAGCCCACGCGGTCCGGCCAGACGGTCCCACACGCCCCGATGCGCAGCTGGTGGAGATGGCTGAAAAGCTGGCTGCTGGTGTAGTAGTTGTCCATAAACACGTGGTACCCCGTGCCGAGGTGGGGCACCTTGAGTAAGCCGACGACTGCGTCGAAGCTCAGCCCGTTGCCGCTCGGAGACTCTGCCATTCCCTCGTAGGCCGAGAAGTCGCACGTGTAACCGCTCTGGTCGACCAGGACGAACAGCTTGTAACCCCTGTTTGAGTACTGCGTCCTCTCGATCTCTTGCTTTTGACCTCTTGCTTTTGTGGCGACCAGGCGCTGATCAATTACCAGGTTCTGGTACGGGTGGTAGTGTGCCCTGCAGGACGCCACCAGGTCATCAAGAAGGGGCTTCACGCGGAAAATGCCATCATACCCAGGCTGACCACTGAGCTTGTCATTCACCTCATCAGCAGCTGGGTCActcatatgtaaatatgtagtGATGGCCTCATACCGGTCACCTGGCATGACGCTGGCAGGAAAAGGAAACCCGAAAAGACTATCCTTGCTCCACAGGTCACTTGCAGGTGACACCTGTACCAGGCCGAGATACACCACAAGGCTCAAGTAGTTGAGCATCTCATCCGGCGCCACGTCGGTCCACAGCCTCACCTCTGGCCACAAGGACTTTGCACCCTGCGCAAGCTTCCGGGCAGCATatttgttggtgttggtgcacAGCGTCTGAAGGACATCAGGTGTGAAATACAGCTTGAATATTTCCAGGGGGCTGTATGACTTCTGGAAATCAAGCTGCGGTCCAGGCATCCTCTCAGGGCAGAATGGAAACTGCGGGGGGCACACGTCCTCCTCGGAACCATCGTGCCACCTGTCCGCCAGCGCGGCGGGTTTGCTCCTCCAGCCAGGAGGTGGCGGTGattggagaggggaggggacggGTGCAGTCACTGGAGCCTCTGAAGAAACACTGGGTAGttggggggaggaagagaataaaaaagaaattggcaaatgttacacaaacaaccCAGCAATCCAGTAGCAAAAACACATGCAAGCATGCAGGGCACAAGCCAAAATAAAACTACACTAACCACATTACTGAGTAAGCATGCCTAAACAACTACAACAAACATTGTAAAATAACAATACACAATATGCTTATATTGTTCTGCAGCTTTGATGATATAGAATTACATGTCCTCGATTTTGACCAACAGAACTTGGTACAtagttattatatatatttgaacAACATGTATAAGTTGTTTCCACCTAGTCAACTAGTTTATGAACTACTGCAcgctaatagtattatgcgtgtgtgcaaCCATCAATGCAGATGTGTACTTACAGGTCGGGGACACGGTCCAGTCGTTCCTCAAACTCTTCCTCTTCAGAGGAGTCCAGGCTAGTCCAATCAGAATCGCACTCATTGAGACTGTCCAACTCCTCATCGCTGTCAGGGAGCATCTGGATCACTTGATCACGTGTACATGTCTTCATCTTTGAAGCTGTAGGAGTCAAGAAGCAATACACGTGTTATAAACATTTCAAACGGTTTGGTCATATTAAATGTCCATTGATCACCAAAATCTAGATTAGTCAGAATCAGATCAGAAATCTTAGTCAGTGGAAATCTTCAACAGTAGTTTGGAAAATATATTTTGTCTTGCCTTgtcatgccttgatgtttttgtatatttctccTAACAAAGGTGCCACATATGGTTATATTCCAGAAAACCTCAGCAAACATAATCAATGGAGGGGAAATGAATGTCGTAAAGTATTTGTATATGAATTAGATGCGAACATACCCATACAAACTCTATTATAAGGGCTCAGactttgtataaaaaaaaacaaataaaaaaaaaataaaaaacacatttgaatatttctggccaagacttttgaactctgaactatGTAAACATATGTGTTAGCTAAACACATGTGGTTCCGCTACTAAATATTAGTGACACTTTCCCTCTCCAAAACCAGTGTCCCTACACAATGAATACTGGTgataggtgtaaacacacctgtgaTTGCCCCTCCCCATTGCCACTGCTTATGGCCCATCTGCCAAAGATAGATGATGGCCCTGGAATGCCATTGTGGCTCTCTGTCCACCACAACCATCAGTTTCACAACTCATCAACCATCAAGTCCAAACAGTTCACAGATATGGCCTCTTCAGCTGTAGGCTACTCAACAGATTACAAAATATTATCTGTCCTCATCAGGATGCCAGGCATCAAAACAGTTTCTGGTAGAAGGCAAAGGTAGACATCAACATGCTTTGCCCTTCcaagtttttgttgttgtttattttccgCCTATGCACCCTAGCACGAAGCCTTCAACCCCACACCATTGGTTTGTGAACATGGCTGGCGTTTTTACAGGATTCTGTAAAATTACTTTACAAGAGCATAATATTTCTGCGCAGACTACAAACGTCGACATATGTCGCCTAATAAAATTAACGCACCTATGAGCAtgatatgaaatgtatttttctatCATATAATACTCTAACGACATTAAGTGGATTTAAGCTCCAAATAATCGGCCTATGGAATTTGTTGGGATTAGCCTAAACTCAGGCATAGATGACCAAGCGTTTGACTCCCTATACGTTAATCAACAACATTAATTAATACAGGAGCTAGTCAAAACAAGTATAACTTACTTCACAACAATCACCAGCGGGGTCAAGCCTCAAAGAGGATACGTTCGTCCTCACTGTCTTCACTGCTTTCATCCAAGGGGTAGTTGTCTTTCTCGTTCTCCAGAGCAAGTTATGAATTAAGGTCAACGTGGTCATCTTTATACTGGTGAAAATGGGTGTTTTCATGACCCAATGGCGACCGCCGATTTACCATGCTGTTATCATATGAAAAGACCTAATTCGCTAATGTCTGGACCATTAGCAGCTGCTGCCTCAGTCAGAGACAGAAATGTGCaatgttttagttttattcCCTTACAATGTGCTCATTTCTTTTAGTTTCGAGAGGTAATATTTTGAAAGTAAAATACTCTGGGTTTCTGTGGGTGTTATTTGTATGTCCAaggttttttttgctttgtttccTCCTATGCACCCTGCAATATGCACAGGTCTTGCTGTTTAGTACGAGCCCTCTTCCCACTATTGGTGTTGGGCTCAAACCCACACTGGCTTGTGAACATGGCTGGCGTACTTTACAGGAGCTTAATACTAATCGCTGCGGAGACCACAAAGCCCAAACGCCGACGTATGTAGCCTTATAAATCAACGCAACTCTGGGCATGAAATTATATGTATTCTACTGTATAATAGTTTAAGCGACATAAAGTGATTTATATGATTCAAAATCACCTTGCAGAGTTTATGGTAGTAGAGTCTTACTCCCTGTAAGTTCATCAACAAGATTCAttacaagagctagtcaaacTCACTCTTCACAAATATCCTCAGCGGGGTCAAGTCGAAGTTCAAAGTGGATACGTTCGTTCTCACGGTCTTCACCACTTTCATCCAAGGGTAGTTGTCCTCATGACTCCAGAGCAAGTTGCATTAAGGCCAACATGGACTTGTTTATACCGGGGAAATCCACACGACGTATTCCATTCCTCTTCTACTTCAGCATTTTGGTATCAGCATCTTTATTTTTACGAGACCACAGTTCGTTGAAAAAGATCAAATGAAAACTACATGTTAATCATCCAAACTGTCTgcttaggtttttttttttttgcgcctcACACCTTATTGTTGCCGATTTagcaaaaaaaatcattaataAGTGCCGATAGGAATGCTatctttggaaccaggaagaGTTACAATGCTAAAACTTAAAACTACAGGCTTTCAGGTCGACTCCGATACTCCATCGGCCTTTTACTATTATATTGTCGCGGTCTCCGCATCTCTCACTTGCCACAAAGTAAGATGTTATAATAATGTGGCGTATCTCAAACCAGTTTGCTGAAGGACATTTTCACAGGGCGCCAAGCAGTTgacaaaaaatgacaaaactcTTTTTGACGCTCGTGGAAGTTTGTTTCTCATGGGTACTTCTTACTTGCAACCTCCCAGTACTTGGCAAACCAACAAGAAAATTGCGCATTACTGCCGCGCTCTGGACTGGGGTGTGACTACAGGATCCTGGATCTTGCCTCCTCGTTTCCTTCGTGTGTTTAATCTTCCAGACTAAATGGGGCCATTTTTCCTCCCCTTTTTGCCTTCATGTTGTCCAATCCTTTGTACAGCTACTGTGTAGTAATACGTATAATAGTTGTGAAGTCCGTGTGCGTTACTGCTGATTTGCCCTTAACTGACTACTCCGGTCAGTGTATCAGAAACACTAGAATTACAATGCCGTTACATTCATACACCACAAGATGACGCTCTAAGACCACAAATTAAGAATACGAAGCGCCACTCGTAATGAAACACATTCGAAGCGCACTCTTAATGATCATTAACGAACATGCATAGGAGACAAATCATATCAACATTTGCTGGGTGGAAatctaataaaaaaaacccTGCCAAAACACAGTGGAGGGAGTCATTTCTTAGCCTTGTGCATTTCTTTTCACTGTGGATGCGTTTAATATACACAttcctgccattgaagatatcCAGGTTAATTTATAGATAAACAAACCAAGCATTTGTGTTAATATTGTATCACCTTGTGGTGGAGCGATGGACATGGATATGGCTTCGACTACGAGAAACAGGATgaacatcagaatcagaatcagaatcaggttttattggccaagtaagtttgcacaaacaaggaatttgacttggtaagtggctctcagtgtgcttacacagaatatacatcacaacacaaaacaatacaaacagggcaacggtctaagaagtctaTAAAagtatacaggagctgtgaatttgaacacaacaatagtgcaaagaagtggagagtccaagaagtgcagggataaatatttgACGGTATGAGTAtgaagggtgaaataaataaatatgatttcGGGAGTAATTGTACAGTGGTAATTATAATGATCCAGGGTTAtttcacagtgccacagtgggttagctgttcagtagtgagacggcgagggggaataaactgtttttgtgtctggaggttttggcgtagagagatctgtagcgcctaccagaggggaggagttggaaTAGGTTGTGTCCATGGTGtaaggggtctgcagtgattttccctgcctgtttcctgactctggaggtgtacacgGGCCTGTTCGAAaaggcttaaaatgctcccttccttccttccttccttccttccttcctattaagagagcaaggactgttcgaaatgtcttaaactctctcttcctctttagtaagataccttgaaatacgtttttcaagagagcatatgagctgccttgctgtcttatggcggcaggtattacccataactctctgcgccattccctaaccagagAAACCCtttaaaaaagatggcggatgaaatcgtcgaagttccacaaaagtattcaccgatgtacgtttctttgctttttttgataattttttaaaaaagttaccgagaaataaacagtgtattatgtacttatgtcatgcttgattaacaaaaatagtctgtttcgtcagcgatgtatccgttagccaggtcgctaacagtagctgctagctagcaaataagcacacacagcatgatgacacagcgtcatgttgtCGTACATGCTAttttaatagactgttcgaaatcaaaggtttttgagataccttcccccgaaaggacctgtctcgtcagacacctgtctaacaagagatcaaggattagacagctatctatGAAGCCCaagtcttggatggtgggcaggttggcaccgtggtcttttctgcagacctgactgtccgttggagtctattcttatccagtttggtggccgatccaaaccagaccgttattgaagtgcacagaacagactggatgactgcagtgtagaacatgatcagcagttcctgaggcaggttgtacttcctgagcagacgcaggaagtacatcctctgctgggccttcttgatgattgtgttggtgttgggttcccacttcaggttccggTAGATTGTGGAATCccaggattccacagccaacacagtactgttgagtatggtgagggggggcagtgctgggggcttcatgcgtgttcagctctaggttgttgcgaccggatcatcacggatgaggccgatgactgatgtgtcgtctgcaaattttaggagtttaacagatgggtctcctgaggtgcagtcgtttgtgtagagggagaagagcagtggggagagcacgcatccctgaggtgcaccagtgctgact contains the following coding sequences:
- the LOC105894909 gene encoding piggyBac transposable element-derived protein 4-like isoform X2, producing MKVVKTVRTNVSTLNFDLTPLRIFVKTSKMKTCTRDQVIQMLPDSDEELDSLNECDSDWTSLDSSEEEEFEERLDRVPDLVSSEAPVTAPVPSPLQSPPPPGWRSKPAALADRWHDGSEEDVCPPQFPFCPERMPGPQLDFQKSYSPLEIFKLYFTPDVLQTLCTNTNKYAARKLAQGAKSLWPEVRLWTDVAPDEMLNYLSLVVYLGLVQVSPASDLWSKDSLFGFPFPASVMPGDRYEAITTYLHMSDPAADEVNDKLSGQPGYDGIFRVKPLLDDLVASCRAHYHPYQNLVIDQRLVATKARGQKQEIERTQYSNRGYKLFVLVDQSGYTCDFSAYEGMAESPSGNGLSFDAVVGLLKVPHLGTGYHVFMDNYYTSSQLFSHLHQLRIGACGTVWPDRVGFPRIAENDLSEAAARGDMRWVRDGPLLYVKWMDIRDVTMCSTIHKAYGGESMERRVRDGKTWTKRVFPLPDPVKEYDECMGAWVDVSDALAKYFSEGPRTNQWYTRLFLHFVDIVVVNSFVLAKDMAEAKKETPLNMESFRMALCEQLAEVGKEQAYNSSSEEDDGEEQAYNSSEEDDGEEQAYSSSEEDAGGATASLPPQPESHYNEPLQCLPLLICESQASRRCVLCNRRAIWKCEACDVPLCIIRGRVCYSLWHGAKA
- the LOC105894909 gene encoding piggyBac transposable element-derived protein 4-like isoform X1, with product MVVVDREPQWHSRAIIYLWQMGHKQWQWGGAITASKMKTCTRDQVIQMLPDSDEELDSLNECDSDWTSLDSSEEEEFEERLDRVPDLVSSEAPVTAPVPSPLQSPPPPGWRSKPAALADRWHDGSEEDVCPPQFPFCPERMPGPQLDFQKSYSPLEIFKLYFTPDVLQTLCTNTNKYAARKLAQGAKSLWPEVRLWTDVAPDEMLNYLSLVVYLGLVQVSPASDLWSKDSLFGFPFPASVMPGDRYEAITTYLHMSDPAADEVNDKLSGQPGYDGIFRVKPLLDDLVASCRAHYHPYQNLVIDQRLVATKARGQKQEIERTQYSNRGYKLFVLVDQSGYTCDFSAYEGMAESPSGNGLSFDAVVGLLKVPHLGTGYHVFMDNYYTSSQLFSHLHQLRIGACGTVWPDRVGFPRIAENDLSEAAARGDMRWVRDGPLLYVKWMDIRDVTMCSTIHKAYGGESMERRVRDGKTWTKRVFPLPDPVKEYDECMGAWVDVSDALAKYFSEGPRTNQWYTRLFLHFVDIVVVNSFVLAKDMAEAKKETPLNMESFRMALCEQLAEVGKEQAYNSSSEEDDGEEQAYNSSEEDDGEEQAYSSSEEDAGGATASLPPQPESHYNEPLQCLPLLICESQASRRCVLCNRRAIWKCEACDVPLCIIRGRVCYSLWHGAKA